From Microbacterium sp. 10M-3C3:
GCAAGCCCTACGGTGGCGCGGCGTCGTCGCGCCCGGGCGCGTCCGGCTTCGACCCGCGCAAGACCGACAAGCTCGCCGATCGCGTGCTCGAGCCGCAGGAGTACTGGCAGGACGGCGACCGCTCGACCCTCAGCTACCGCGTGGCGGAGTCGGGGATGACCCTCGCCGTCATCGCCGACCACACCGTCGGCACCGCGAACGAGTACACCGCGCGCCGGCTCATCGAGCCGGACATCGCCAAGAACGTCTTCCGCGTGCAGGCGCGCGCGGGCGTCCCGACCACGCTGACGAAGACCGTCGCGTACCACACGTCGCGCGGCGTCCCCACGAGAGAGCTCATCGACCGCTGCCGCCGCACGCTCGACCGCGCCGAGACGATCGGGATCGACGAGCTGTTCGCGCGGCAGCGCCGGTGGCTCGACGCCTTCTGGGAGCGCTCGGACGTGCGCATCGAGGGCCACCCCGACCTGCAGCAGGCCACGCGCTGGTGCCTGTTTCAGCTCGCGCAGGCGGCGGCCCGGGCCGACGGTCAGGGCGTTCCCGCCAAGGGCGTGACCGGTTCCGGCTACTCCGGCCACTACTTCTGGGACACCGAGATCTACGTGCTGCCGTTCCTGGCGTACACGTCGCCGCTGTGGGCGCGCAACGCGCTGCGGATGCGCTACCTGATGCTGCCGGCGGCCCGCAAGCGCGCGCACCAGCTGAACGAGGCGGGCGCGCTGTTCCCGTGGCGGACGATCAACGGCGAAGAGGCATCCGCCTACTACGCCGCCGGTACCGCGCAGTACCACATCAACGCCGACGTGAGCTTCGCGGTCGCGAAGTACGTCCGCGCGACCGGCGACGTCGACTTCCTCGATTCCGAGGGCGTCGACATCGCCGTCGACACGGCGCGGCTGTGGGCGACGCTGGGCTTCTGGCGCTCGAGCGACAACGTCATCGACGGCGAGGGCGAGTCGTTCCACATCCACGGCGTGACCGGGCCCGACGAGTACACGACCGTCGTCAACGACAACCTGTTCACGAACGTGATGGCACGTTTCAACCTGCGCTTCGCGGCCCGCACGGTGCGCGAGATGGAGGAAGCCGACCACGACGCGTACGAGCGCATGGTCGAGCGGATGAACCTCGACCCGTCGGAGCCGGAGATGTGGGAGCGCGCCGCCGAGGCGATGCACATTCCCTACAGCGAGGCGCTGGGCATCCACCCGCAGGACTCGGTGTTCCTCGAGCGCGAGATCTGGGACCTCGAGCACACGCCGGCCGACCAGCGCCCCCTGCTGCTGCACTTCCACCCGCTCGTCATCTACCGCTACCAGGTGCTCAAGCAGGCCGACGTCGTGCTCGCGCTGTTCCTGCAGGGCAACCACTTCACGGCCGAGGAGAAGCTCGCCGACTTCGAGTACTACGACCCGCTGACCACGGGAGACTCGACGCTGTCGGCGGTGGTGCAGGCGATCCTCGCCGCCGAGGTGGGCTATCAGGACCTTGCGCTGGAGTACTTCCGCAACTCGCTCTTCGTCGACCTCGGCGACCTGCACCACAACGCGGCCGACGGCGTGCACGTGGCGTCGGCCGGCGGCGTGTGGACCGCGCTCGTGTGCGGCTTCGGCGGCATGCGCGACCACTTCGGCGAGCTCACGTTCGACCCGCGTCTGCCCGCCGAGTGGCCGTCGATGTCGTTCCCGCTGCAGTGGCACGGCACGCGCCTGGACGTCACCCTGCGCCGCGACCTGCTCACCATCGAGGCGGGGGAGGGCGACCCGGTGTCGTTCTCGGTGCGCGGCGTCGGCTACACGGTGCACGGCGGCTCTCGCGTCGAGGTGCCGCTCGAGGGTCAGGGGCCCGTCATCCCCGGCAAGCCGTCGCTGCGGCAGTTCGCCGACGCGCGGCGCGAGGACGGCACGTTCCTGTCCGCTTCCGTGCCGACGGTGACGGCGGCGATCCCGGTCATCACCGACGGCGTGCACGCCGATGAGACGGGCGCCGCGCTGCCGCTGGACACGTGACACGCCGCACGTCGCGGGCGGCGTCGGGCGCACCCGGCGCCGTGTCGGCGGCACGCCGTAGGCTGGTCGGGTGACCACCGCTCTGTACCGCCGCTACCGCCCCGAGGCGTTCGGCGAGATGATTGGGCAGTCGCAGGTCACCGATCCGCTCATGACCGCGCTGCGCAGCGACCGGGTCGGTCACGCCTACCTGTTCTCGGGGCCCCGCGGATGCGGCAAGACGACGTCGGCGCGCATCCTGGCCCGGTGCCTGAACTGCGCGCAGGGGCCGACCGACACGCCGTGCGGCACGTGCGACAGCTGCGTCGAGCTGGGCCGCGGGGGCGGCGGGTCGCTCGACGTCGTCGAGATCGACGCGGCGAGCCACAACGGGGTCGACGACGCGCGCGACCTGCGCGAGCGGGCGATCTTCGCGCCGGCCCGCGACCGCTTCAAAATCTTCATCCTCGACGAGGCGCACATGGTGACGCAGCAGGGCTTCAACGCCCTGCTCAAGCTCGTCGAGGAGCCGCCCGACCACGTGAAGTTCATCTTCGCGACGACCGAGCCCGAGAAGGTGCTCGGCACGATCCGCTCGCGCACCCACCACTACCCGTTCCGCCTCGTGCCGCCCGCCGCGATGCTCGAGTACGTCCAGGGCCTGTGCGACACGGAGGGCGTCGCGGTCGAGCCGGGCGTGCTGCCGCTCGTCGTGCGTGCCGGCGGCGGCTCGCCCCGCGACACCCTGTCGCTGCTCGACCAGCTCATCGCCGGGTCGGAGGCGTCGACGGACGCGGGTACCGAGAACGCAGGGCAGGTCGTCGTGCGCTACGAGCGCGCGGTCGCCCTGCTCGGCTACACGCACGCCGAACTGCTCGACGAGGTCGTCGACGCGTTCGCGGCGTCGGATGCGGCGGCCGCTTTCACGGCGGTCGACCGCGTCGTGCAGACCGGGCAGGACCCGCGGCGCTTCGTCGACGACCTGCTGGAGCGGCTGCGCGACCTCATCGTGATCGCGGCGGCCGGGTCCGCCGCATCCGCCGTCCTGCGCGGCGTGCCCGCCGAGGAGCTCGAGCGCATGTCGCGGCAGGCGTCGCTGTTCGGCGCGACGCGACTGTCGCGCACCGCCGATCTGGTCGTCGCCGCGCTCGACGAGATGACCGGCGCGACCTCGCCGCGGCTGCAGCTCGAGCTGCTCGTCGCTCGCGTGCTCGCGCACACCGGCGGCACGTCGGCCGAGCCCGCTCCGGCCCCTGCCGCTCCCGTGCCCGCGCCCGCCGCGTCCGCCCCCGCGCCCGCACCCGCGCCATCAGCGCCCGCCGCCGCGCCCGCGCCCGCCGCAGAACCCGCGCCCGCCGCATCGGAGCCGGCGAGAGTGCCCGCTCCCGCCGAGAGTGCACCGTCGGAGGAGCAGACTCGCGACGAGGATGCATTCTCGGCGCCCGCGCCCGCGGGCCCGCTCACCACGCAGCGCATGCGCGACGCGTGGCCGGAGGTGCTCGCACGACTCGAGACGCTCAGCCGCACGTCGTGGCTCGTCGCCTCCGGCGCACGGGTGCTCTCGCTCGACGATGACGTGCTCGCGCTCGGCTTCGCCGGCCCGAACGACCTCGCGGCCTTCAAGAAGCGCTCCGCCGGCTCCGGCCCGAGCGAAGACCTGCGTCAGGCGATCATGGGCGTCCTCGGCATCCGCGTGAAGTTCATCGCGCGCCTCGACGGCGACGGTCCCGACGGCCGCGGGCCCGCCGCACCGCCGCCCGCACCGGCGCCCGCGCCCGAGCATCGCCCTGCAGCCGCCGCCGCGGCGCCCGTCACGGAGTGGGCGGTCGCGCCCATCCCGGTCTCCGCGCCGGAGCCCGACGGCGGGGGCGGACTGCCCGGTCCCGCCGCCGCGACGCCGGCGGTCGCGCAGTTCGCGGTCGACGACGAGCCCGAGGATGCGGCGCCCGACGCGGCGCGCGTGGCCACCCTCGCGCCCGCTCGCGAGGGTGACGTGCTCCCCGCCGACGTCGTCGAGCCCTCGGCGGATCCCGATGAGCCTGAGGACGAGCTGCCCCCCGATGAGCCGGTCGACGCGCCGGTCCCGCCCGTCGTCGCGCCGCCCATCGCCCCCGCACGCGGGGGCGTGCAGCGGTACGGCGAGGCCGTCGTACGGCAGGTCCTGGGGGCGCGCTTCGTGCGGGAAGAGCCGCACCAGAGTCCCACGAGGTTCAGCTAGCCCATGTACGACGGCATCGTCCAAGACCTCATCGACGAGTTCGGCCGGCTCCCCGGCATCGGCCCGAAATCGGCGCAGCGCATCGCGTTCCACATCCTGCAGACGCCGTCGTTCGACGTCGCGCGCCTCGCGACGATCCTCGGCGAGATCCGCGAGAAGGTGCGCTTCTGCGAGATCTGCGGGAACGTCTCCGAGCAGGATCGGTGCGCGATCTGCCGCGACCCGCGCCGCGACGAGACCCTCATCTGCGTCGTGGAGGACGCGAAAGACGTCGCCGCGATCGAGCGCACGCGCGAGTTCCGCGGCCGCTATCACGTGCTCGGCGGAGCGATCAGCCCCATCGCGGGCGTCGGCCCCGACGACCTGCGCATCGCGCAGCTCATGCAGCGACTGGCCGACGGCACGGTGCAGGAGGTGATCCTCGCCACAAACCCCAACCTGGAGGGCGAGGCGACCGCGACCTACCTCAGCCGACTCCTCCACACGCTCGAGATCCGGGTGACGCGCCTCGCGTCGGGCCTCCCGGTCGGCGGCGACCTCGAGTACGCCGACGAGGTCACGCTCGGGCGCGCCTTCGAGGGTCGTCGCACGCTGTGAACGCCGCCCTGGGCAGTCGCTTCACTCCGCGGGCGTGGCTGCTGTTCGCCGTCATGGCCCTCGTGTGGGGCATGCCGTACCTCTTCATCAAGGAGGCCGTCGCGTCGCTGTCGCCGCCGGCCGTCGTATGCATCCGCACGCTCGGCGCGGCTCTCCTGCTGCTGCCCTTCGCGTGGCGCTCCGGCGCCCTCCGCCCGGCCCTGCGCGTGTGGCCGTGGGTGCTCGTTTTCGGGCTCATCGAGATGGCGGGACCGTTCCTGCTTCTCGGCCACGCGGAGCAGACGCTGCCGTCGGGCCTCACCGGGCTGCTGGTCGCCACGGTGCCGCTGTTCGCCGCGGTCATCGGCTTCTTCACCGGCGACCGCGGCGCACTCGGGCTCGTCCGTGTCCTCGGACTCGCCGTCGGCTTCGCCGGCGTCGCGGTGGTCGTCACGGGCCCGGGCCTGGCCGCGGGCGACGGACTAGCGGGCCTCGGCGCGATCGGCGAGGTGCTCGCGGTCGCCGTCCTGTACGCGATCGCGCCGTTCGTCGTGGCGACGAAGCTGCGCGGCATCCCCTCTCTCGGCACGATCAGCCTGTCGCTGCTGTTCATCGGCGTCGGCTACCTCCCGTTCGCGATCCTCACGCAGCATTCCCTTCCCACCACCCGCAGCCTGCTCGCGGTCATCGCGCTGACCGTCGTGTGCACGGCCGTGGCGTTCCTGGCGTTCTTCGCGCTGATCGCCGAGGTGGGCCCGGCCCGCGCGCCGCTGTTCACGTACGTCAACCCGATCGTGGCGATCGCCCTCGGGGTGCTCCTGGTCGGCGAGGAGCTGAGCCCCGGCCTGGTCCTGGGCTTCCCCCTCGTGATCGTCGGATGCTGGCTCGCGGCCACCGGCGGCCGACTGCGCGCGCGCCCCCGGCCCGGCGAGCCGCCGGCGGTCGCGGCGGGCTGACGGCCGGCGACCCGACGGGAGACGACCGACGGCCACGCGTCGTATACCGCGCGGACACCTCGCGCTCGTGTGCCGGCCACCCGTCGCCGTCATCTTCATTCCTCGGATGACCGCAAAGTAGCCTCACCGGAAGCTCGCGCGCCCGGTCATCCGATGGGGAACCCGTGAGCGCTCCGCTCCCGGCACGTCCGGCTCACCCGGCCCGGATCGTGCTCGACACCTTCCGCTCGGCCTACGACCCGATGCTGCACTCCTGGCTGCGCTTCCGCGCGCACATCGTGCCCGAGGCGGGCGCCTCGGCGGTCACGGCCGTCGTGCCCGACGACGTGAGCGCGCCGCGCAGCCAGTACGGCGTGTGGCGTCTGCTCGCGACGAACAACCGCGAACTGGCGCGCGGTGTCGCGCTCCACGCGTCGCCGGGGCTGGCGCTCGTCGACGCCGAGGTGCTGCAGCAGGGAAGCGCCGCGCTGACGACGCACATCGTGCGCGGTGCGTCGTCGACGGCGCATGGCTGGCTCCTGCGGCGCGAGGGCGTCGCGGCGGTCATGTGCGCGCGCTGGTACGAATCGGCGGCGGACGCCGCCGCGGCGGCGCGCGGCGTGCGCGCGGTTCTCTCGGACGCGGTCATCGTCCGCAGCGTCAACATCGGCACGCGCTCGGGGCGGCGTCATCGCCACGCCGTGGTGCCGATGGATGCCGTTGGCTGACGCGCCGCCGGGGGGCGAGTCGCCGCTCGTCGGCGGCAGGTTCCGCATCGTCGGGCTGCTCGGCGCCGGCGCGACGGCCTCGGTGTACGAGGTGTGGGACGTCGCCGCCGGTCGCCCCGCGGCGCTGAAGGTGCTGCATCCGCACCTGGCGGGCGATCAGGCCGCCGTCGCGGCGTTCCATCGCGAG
This genomic window contains:
- a CDS encoding DNA polymerase III subunit gamma and tau: MTTALYRRYRPEAFGEMIGQSQVTDPLMTALRSDRVGHAYLFSGPRGCGKTTSARILARCLNCAQGPTDTPCGTCDSCVELGRGGGGSLDVVEIDAASHNGVDDARDLRERAIFAPARDRFKIFILDEAHMVTQQGFNALLKLVEEPPDHVKFIFATTEPEKVLGTIRSRTHHYPFRLVPPAAMLEYVQGLCDTEGVAVEPGVLPLVVRAGGGSPRDTLSLLDQLIAGSEASTDAGTENAGQVVVRYERAVALLGYTHAELLDEVVDAFAASDAAAAFTAVDRVVQTGQDPRRFVDDLLERLRDLIVIAAAGSAASAVLRGVPAEELERMSRQASLFGATRLSRTADLVVAALDEMTGATSPRLQLELLVARVLAHTGGTSAEPAPAPAAPVPAPAASAPAPAPAPSAPAAAPAPAAEPAPAASEPARVPAPAESAPSEEQTRDEDAFSAPAPAGPLTTQRMRDAWPEVLARLETLSRTSWLVASGARVLSLDDDVLALGFAGPNDLAAFKKRSAGSGPSEDLRQAIMGVLGIRVKFIARLDGDGPDGRGPAAPPPAPAPAPEHRPAAAAAAPVTEWAVAPIPVSAPEPDGGGGLPGPAAATPAVAQFAVDDEPEDAAPDAARVATLAPAREGDVLPADVVEPSADPDEPEDELPPDEPVDAPVPPVVAPPIAPARGGVQRYGEAVVRQVLGARFVREEPHQSPTRFS
- a CDS encoding DMT family transporter, with the protein product MNAALGSRFTPRAWLLFAVMALVWGMPYLFIKEAVASLSPPAVVCIRTLGAALLLLPFAWRSGALRPALRVWPWVLVFGLIEMAGPFLLLGHAEQTLPSGLTGLLVATVPLFAAVIGFFTGDRGALGLVRVLGLAVGFAGVAVVVTGPGLAAGDGLAGLGAIGEVLAVAVLYAIAPFVVATKLRGIPSLGTISLSLLFIGVGYLPFAILTQHSLPTTRSLLAVIALTVVCTAVAFLAFFALIAEVGPARAPLFTYVNPIVAIALGVLLVGEELSPGLVLGFPLVIVGCWLAATGGRLRARPRPGEPPAVAAG
- the recR gene encoding recombination mediator RecR, with product MYDGIVQDLIDEFGRLPGIGPKSAQRIAFHILQTPSFDVARLATILGEIREKVRFCEICGNVSEQDRCAICRDPRRDETLICVVEDAKDVAAIERTREFRGRYHVLGGAISPIAGVGPDDLRIAQLMQRLADGTVQEVILATNPNLEGEATATYLSRLLHTLEIRVTRLASGLPVGGDLEYADEVTLGRAFEGRRTL
- a CDS encoding glycosyl hydrolase family 65 protein; this encodes MIDRGRFPVDEWRLVETEGSLDDAGVTETLFSVGNGYLGLRGNYPEGRFAQEQGTFINGFHEIFPIRHAEQAYGFAEVGQTIINAPDAKVMRVYVDDEPLSFDVADVREYERVLDMQEGVLRRRILWVTPSGKHVEIEDERMVSFEEKHLAIMRLTVTVLNADAPVTISSQLINRQDGEGIYGGKPYGGAASSRPGASGFDPRKTDKLADRVLEPQEYWQDGDRSTLSYRVAESGMTLAVIADHTVGTANEYTARRLIEPDIAKNVFRVQARAGVPTTLTKTVAYHTSRGVPTRELIDRCRRTLDRAETIGIDELFARQRRWLDAFWERSDVRIEGHPDLQQATRWCLFQLAQAAARADGQGVPAKGVTGSGYSGHYFWDTEIYVLPFLAYTSPLWARNALRMRYLMLPAARKRAHQLNEAGALFPWRTINGEEASAYYAAGTAQYHINADVSFAVAKYVRATGDVDFLDSEGVDIAVDTARLWATLGFWRSSDNVIDGEGESFHIHGVTGPDEYTTVVNDNLFTNVMARFNLRFAARTVREMEEADHDAYERMVERMNLDPSEPEMWERAAEAMHIPYSEALGIHPQDSVFLEREIWDLEHTPADQRPLLLHFHPLVIYRYQVLKQADVVLALFLQGNHFTAEEKLADFEYYDPLTTGDSTLSAVVQAILAAEVGYQDLALEYFRNSLFVDLGDLHHNAADGVHVASAGGVWTALVCGFGGMRDHFGELTFDPRLPAEWPSMSFPLQWHGTRLDVTLRRDLLTIEAGEGDPVSFSVRGVGYTVHGGSRVEVPLEGQGPVIPGKPSLRQFADARREDGTFLSASVPTVTAAIPVITDGVHADETGAALPLDT